In a genomic window of Cytobacillus sp. FSL H8-0458:
- a CDS encoding fasciclin domain-containing protein, translating into MKKLAVISMVFMMLLSFSGLASAAENNGTKKDIVDTAVQAGDFKILAAALEKAGLIETLKGEGPFTVFAPTDAAFNKLLKELNITAEQLLARKDLKDILLYHVVPGKVMSSDLKDGMKAKTLAEKEVTISLNPVKVNDATVVTPDIAASNGVIHVIDRVLLPK; encoded by the coding sequence ATGAAAAAATTAGCTGTCATTTCCATGGTTTTTATGATGCTGCTTTCCTTCTCTGGACTGGCATCAGCTGCAGAAAACAATGGTACTAAGAAAGACATCGTTGATACTGCTGTACAAGCTGGGGATTTTAAGATCCTGGCGGCTGCTTTGGAGAAAGCAGGGCTGATTGAAACGCTTAAAGGTGAAGGACCATTCACTGTATTTGCTCCAACAGATGCGGCTTTCAACAAGCTTCTGAAGGAATTGAACATTACGGCAGAACAGTTATTGGCAAGAAAGGATCTGAAGGATATTTTGCTTTATCACGTGGTTCCGGGTAAAGTCATGTCTTCTGATTTGAAGGATGGAATGAAGGCAAAAACACTCGCAGAAAAAGAAGTGACAATTTCCCTTAACCCTGTTAAAGTCAATGATGCAACTGTGGTAACACCTGACATTGCAGCTTCCAATGGTGTAATCCATGTCATTGACCGGGTATTATTGCCGAAATAG
- a CDS encoding DNA sulfur modification protein DndB: protein MTDIGVLTRIMGSSYNQFGKKVLATQLRYATLEAIFEVDEEVQRKLDPKRRVEIREFIIQSLEGGRDFYFSPFVFSARGAIRETEDGWELTPGSKLYIIDGQHRSASLSSAISHLKSRKESAEETGRLDEAIKLQTYIERLREYPVAMQVFLDLTTSEEKQLFTDINTERRDAHIGQIMLFDQRDQYTELTRTVAAKLQPMFEIEQSLSRISIHNSALTSLATMKRCIIALFEGILTVKKGLPYYRCNPKEAEEIAVEFFQAWQQIFPKKSANRLKFVSGYSGVQIALAYCANQLTRTHNLSYKETIHELKHLKFECSWKHDDPMFQHLFDKQTSKIKGHSATRKIQQTSLEFKKKIEQGGLNP, encoded by the coding sequence ATGACAGATATTGGCGTATTAACCAGAATTATGGGATCGTCATACAATCAATTTGGTAAAAAAGTACTGGCCACTCAGCTTCGGTATGCAACTTTGGAAGCGATTTTTGAAGTGGATGAGGAAGTTCAGAGAAAGCTGGATCCAAAAAGGCGGGTGGAGATCAGAGAGTTTATCATCCAATCGCTTGAAGGTGGCAGGGACTTTTATTTTTCCCCATTTGTTTTTTCAGCCAGAGGTGCAATTCGCGAAACAGAGGATGGATGGGAACTGACTCCCGGAAGCAAGCTTTACATCATTGATGGACAGCATCGAAGCGCGAGTTTATCATCTGCCATAAGCCACCTTAAATCCAGAAAAGAATCAGCTGAAGAAACAGGCAGGCTGGATGAAGCAATTAAACTGCAGACCTATATTGAGAGATTAAGAGAATATCCCGTTGCCATGCAGGTATTCCTGGATTTAACCACCTCTGAGGAGAAACAGCTTTTTACTGATATCAATACTGAAAGAAGAGATGCACATATCGGGCAGATTATGCTTTTTGATCAGCGTGACCAATATACTGAGCTGACAAGAACTGTTGCAGCGAAGCTTCAGCCTATGTTTGAAATAGAACAAAGCCTTTCCAGAATTTCCATTCACAACTCCGCACTTACATCATTAGCCACCATGAAGAGATGCATCATTGCCTTATTTGAAGGTATTTTGACAGTGAAAAAAGGTCTCCCCTATTACAGATGCAACCCGAAGGAAGCCGAAGAGATTGCAGTCGAGTTTTTTCAGGCATGGCAGCAGATTTTTCCAAAGAAAAGTGCTAACAGACTTAAGTTTGTAAGTGGTTACTCAGGGGTGCAAATAGCTCTTGCCTATTGTGCCAATCAGCTGACCAGGACTCATAACTTATCCTACAAAGAAACTATACACGAACTCAAACACTTGAAATTCGAGTGCAGCTGGAAGCACGATGATCCGATGTTCCAGCACCTGTTTGACAAGCAGACTTCGAAAATTAAAGGCCATTCTGCCACGAGAAAAATCCAGCAGACCTCATTGGAATTCAAAAAGAAAATCGAACAGGGAGGGCTGAATCCGTGA
- a CDS encoding DNA sulfur modification protein DndB — protein MIVHDIFTKRQTFIALPVSELVKMHKEERLILRDTNQLQVRRIKKYIFSNAAAGEIYMPPLVASAEEGMLGGQTPGRIKIVDGSHRMKALLQLEDQIFMSMKSEKDEEIRNAYHLQYLLEKTEIAIQVLEGLSMDEENQLFIDLNTKGKQVALSKRIAYDSRDRLNGMTNRILQSNSKLIEAGVETEKRAIIRPANKKFLSLSQLRLLVANFLAGKLLSRSDEWKENAGGEDEAYMDIVNSWFDKLFSFDSPARIGNYHETMLASFPVIQAVSLYAMKDWENQSLTAKAQSLAERMDGIKEVNWSSTNPEWRSFDGMARGEFFYLDKSKGNIEEIANWLEAQRR, from the coding sequence GTGATTGTTCATGATATTTTTACTAAGCGGCAGACTTTTATAGCGCTGCCTGTTTCCGAACTCGTCAAGATGCATAAAGAAGAAAGGCTTATTCTAAGGGACACGAATCAGCTTCAAGTCAGACGGATTAAAAAGTATATCTTCTCGAATGCTGCAGCGGGAGAAATATATATGCCGCCGCTGGTTGCATCAGCAGAAGAGGGGATGCTGGGAGGACAAACTCCAGGCAGAATAAAAATCGTAGATGGTTCACACCGGATGAAAGCCCTGCTTCAGCTCGAGGATCAAATTTTCATGAGTATGAAAAGTGAGAAGGACGAAGAAATCCGGAATGCTTATCATCTTCAATATCTGCTGGAGAAGACAGAGATCGCCATTCAGGTCCTTGAAGGCCTCTCCATGGATGAGGAGAACCAGCTTTTTATTGATTTAAACACAAAAGGGAAACAGGTGGCATTGTCCAAGCGAATCGCCTATGATTCGAGAGACCGTTTAAACGGGATGACGAACCGGATTCTTCAATCCAATTCCAAGCTGATAGAAGCAGGTGTGGAGACCGAAAAAAGGGCTATTATTCGGCCTGCTAATAAGAAGTTTCTCTCACTTTCCCAGCTGCGTTTGCTTGTGGCCAATTTTCTGGCAGGCAAGCTTCTAAGCAGATCGGATGAATGGAAGGAGAATGCCGGGGGAGAGGATGAAGCTTATATGGATATCGTAAATTCCTGGTTCGATAAACTCTTCTCCTTTGATTCTCCTGCAAGAATCGGAAACTATCACGAAACCATGCTGGCGAGCTTCCCGGTCATTCAGGCCGTATCGTTATACGCAATGAAAGACTGGGAAAATCAATCCCTGACTGCCAAAGCACAGAGTCTGGCTGAGCGGATGGATGGCATAAAGGAAGTGAACTGGAGCAGCACGAATCCGGAATGGAGAAGCTTTGACGGAATGGCAAGAGGAGAATTCTTTTACCTGGATAAAAGCAAGGGAAATATAGAGGAGATCGCCAATTGGCTGGAGGCGCAAAGGAGGTGA
- a CDS encoding competence protein ComK: MNALLIQEYIIIPETKSIRAHYNEEGECCSLVLEGNYTFMVKKKPIEIIDESINYYGFDLNGASSGSRTILGPCRAAPVRIPGGMDMYWFPHISPGHDECVWFALHHVDAIMPEGYNTSKVYVSGGHCFKLNAAEKEVSMKYDRTEKLASRISKRKENTFSFIMERTTDTYSVKKGRRNYIIEWKKE; encoded by the coding sequence ATGAATGCATTACTAATACAGGAGTATATAATCATTCCGGAAACGAAATCAATCAGGGCCCATTATAACGAAGAAGGAGAATGCTGCAGTTTGGTTTTGGAAGGGAATTATACGTTTATGGTAAAGAAGAAACCGATTGAGATCATAGATGAGAGCATAAACTATTACGGCTTTGATCTGAATGGTGCATCAAGCGGTTCGAGAACCATACTTGGACCCTGCAGGGCTGCACCCGTTCGAATTCCAGGCGGTATGGACATGTATTGGTTTCCTCATATTTCACCCGGGCACGATGAATGTGTGTGGTTTGCGCTTCATCATGTGGATGCCATCATGCCAGAGGGCTATAATACCTCAAAAGTTTATGTGAGCGGCGGTCATTGTTTTAAACTGAATGCGGCTGAAAAAGAGGTCTCTATGAAATATGACCGGACAGAGAAGCTGGCATCAAGAATATCCAAGCGTAAGGAAAACACCTTCAGCTTTATTATGGAAAGGACCACCGATACTTACTCGGTTAAAAAAGGAAGGCGGAATTATATTATTGAATGGAAGAAAGAGTAG
- the cyoE gene encoding heme o synthase codes for MKEEETLKTQGRPLSKILALTVKTGIIKSNLIPMFAGLTLALYTYDFGLLEKLPEILLAFIGSSLVMGAAGAFNNLYDRDIDSIMKRTQSRPTVTGEIKPKQVLWLASFMSVFGILALAFTTPLAGLLGFLGLFFYVVPYTMWSKRRTIYNTEIGSISGAMPPLIGWAAIHPDITHPAILGLFIITIIWQMPHFYAIAIRKHDEYKAANVPMLPVVKGVRRTYIQTNVYLVVLIGISFLLGSLSTGLMLVALLLGIAWLALSIYGYKRMDPEKWAKSLFIFSLVHMTVLFSTVIIYSIMGIIFDL; via the coding sequence ATGAAAGAGGAAGAAACCCTGAAGACGCAGGGACGGCCTTTATCAAAGATCCTCGCACTGACAGTCAAAACAGGGATTATAAAATCCAACCTGATCCCGATGTTTGCAGGATTAACACTGGCCTTATATACGTATGACTTCGGCCTTCTGGAGAAGCTGCCCGAGATTTTGCTGGCCTTTATAGGTTCAAGCCTTGTAATGGGGGCAGCAGGGGCGTTTAATAATTTATATGACCGTGATATCGACTCGATCATGAAGCGGACTCAAAGCAGACCAACTGTCACAGGGGAAATCAAGCCTAAGCAGGTATTGTGGCTTGCAAGCTTCATGTCTGTGTTTGGAATTCTCGCTCTTGCCTTCACGACTCCGTTAGCGGGGCTGCTTGGATTTTTAGGGCTGTTTTTTTATGTGGTTCCTTACACGATGTGGAGCAAGAGAAGAACCATTTATAACACGGAGATCGGAAGCATTTCAGGTGCGATGCCGCCGCTTATCGGCTGGGCTGCCATCCATCCTGATATCACGCATCCTGCGATCCTTGGGCTGTTCATCATCACCATCATCTGGCAAATGCCGCACTTTTATGCGATTGCGATAAGGAAGCATGATGAATATAAAGCGGCGAATGTGCCGATGCTGCCTGTTGTTAAAGGCGTCAGAAGGACATATATTCAGACGAATGTTTATTTAGTTGTTCTGATCGGGATCAGCTTTCTGCTGGGTTCCTTAAGCACCGGTCTTATGCTCGTAGCATTGCTCCTAGGGATTGCCTGGCTGGCACTTAGTATCTACGGCTATAAACGGATGGATCCGGAAAAATGGGCAAAATCCCTGTTTATCTTTTCACTAGTCCATATGACAGTTCTTTTTTCGACGGTGATTATTTACTCGATTATGGGGATTATTTTTGATTTATAA
- a CDS encoding PadR family transcriptional regulator, whose translation MSTLLNSLTTELRRGTLTLAVLSQLRTPQYGYSLVQLLEDSGINIDQSTLYPLLRRLEKQELVTSSWDHTESRPRKYYVLSELGLETFLQLREEWIKNSKQLYGLLKGDEEDEFN comes from the coding sequence ATGAGCACGCTGCTGAATTCGTTAACAACTGAACTGCGCAGAGGGACATTGACGCTGGCTGTGCTGAGCCAGCTTCGGACACCGCAATACGGGTATTCACTGGTTCAGTTATTGGAGGACTCCGGCATAAATATTGACCAGAGCACATTATATCCATTGCTGCGGCGTCTGGAAAAACAGGAGCTTGTTACGAGCAGCTGGGATCATACGGAGAGCCGGCCGCGCAAGTATTATGTTTTAAGCGAACTGGGTCTGGAGACATTTCTGCAACTGAGAGAAGAATGGATAAAGAATTCCAAACAGCTATATGGGCTGTTAAAGGGGGATGAGGAAGATGAATTTAATTGA
- a CDS encoding LysE family translocator: MNDFFTFLILSLFVVMSPGIDTALITKRTISDGRADGYKMGLGITAGSLVHTFAAAFGLSAILMQSAAAFEIIKYAGAIYLIYLGLSSFISLKKKKKADLETEVKTDIKKSAFKQGLLSNVLNPKVAMFFLTFLPQFVKAGENAQQQLIIMGIIYTLLSISWFFIYVFFINYLREWLMSPKVQRVMDKATGVVLIGFGLKLALGKQH, encoded by the coding sequence ATGAATGATTTCTTTACGTTTTTAATTCTTTCTTTGTTTGTGGTCATGAGTCCCGGAATTGATACTGCCCTTATAACAAAAAGGACGATTTCAGACGGAAGGGCAGATGGCTATAAAATGGGGCTGGGCATCACAGCAGGGTCTTTAGTCCATACCTTTGCGGCTGCTTTTGGACTTTCAGCCATCTTAATGCAGTCCGCTGCTGCTTTTGAAATCATAAAATATGCCGGTGCGATTTATTTGATTTACCTTGGGCTCTCTTCATTCATCTCTTTGAAAAAGAAGAAGAAAGCTGATTTAGAAACTGAGGTGAAAACCGATATAAAAAAGTCTGCGTTTAAACAAGGACTCCTTTCAAACGTACTCAATCCTAAGGTTGCGATGTTCTTTTTAACCTTTCTGCCGCAATTTGTGAAGGCAGGCGAAAACGCGCAGCAGCAGCTGATCATCATGGGAATTATATACACACTGCTGAGCATATCCTGGTTTTTCATATACGTATTCTTCATTAATTACCTGCGGGAATGGCTCATGTCCCCAAAGGTTCAAAGAGTTATGGATAAAGCTACAGGTGTTGTGCTAATTGGTTTCGGATTAAAGCTGGCGCTGGGTAAGCAGCATTAA
- a CDS encoding NAD(P)-dependent alcohol dehydrogenase produces MKAIVYQKYGSPENLRLTDLVKPLPKNHEVLVKVHAASVNYGNLVLLKGRPYLARFAYGLFKPKHTVPGGDIAGQVEAVGKDVTQFQPGDNVYGDLSGCGWGGFAEYVSVPEKALAIKPANLSFKEAAAVPMAGVTALQALRNKGNIQTGQKVLIYGASGGVGTFAVQIAKSLGAEVTGICSTRNLEILRTLGADHAIDYKKEDFAKRTEKYDLILAVNGYQPISAYKRALKSNGTYVLSGGSGAQYIQAMVMGPWISLTGFKKMSSMLQRQNQEDLIYMSELIEAGKVKPVIDRSFKLSEVDKAFRYFEEGHAQGKVVITITEDY; encoded by the coding sequence CTGAAAGCAATCGTGTATCAAAAATACGGTTCGCCAGAGAATCTTAGATTGACAGATCTAGTTAAACCACTGCCCAAGAATCATGAGGTACTCGTCAAGGTTCACGCAGCATCTGTGAATTATGGAAATCTTGTCCTTTTAAAAGGAAGACCATACCTGGCACGCTTTGCCTACGGTCTTTTCAAACCAAAACACACGGTACCAGGAGGTGACATCGCCGGTCAGGTGGAAGCAGTCGGCAAAGACGTCACGCAGTTTCAGCCAGGCGATAATGTGTACGGAGACCTTTCAGGCTGCGGCTGGGGCGGTTTTGCTGAATATGTATCTGTCCCTGAAAAGGCCCTGGCCATAAAACCAGCCAATCTTTCCTTCAAGGAGGCAGCCGCAGTACCTATGGCGGGAGTCACAGCACTGCAGGCCTTAAGGAATAAAGGAAACATTCAAACAGGACAGAAGGTCTTGATTTATGGGGCTTCAGGCGGTGTGGGAACTTTCGCTGTACAAATTGCCAAATCACTTGGTGCTGAGGTTACCGGTATATGCAGTACAAGAAATTTAGAAATTTTACGTACTCTTGGAGCAGACCATGCCATCGATTATAAAAAAGAGGATTTCGCCAAAAGGACAGAGAAGTATGACCTGATTCTCGCTGTTAACGGATATCAGCCCATTTCAGCTTATAAGCGGGCTTTAAAATCGAATGGAACTTATGTGCTTTCCGGTGGTTCAGGAGCACAATACATACAGGCGATGGTCATGGGGCCGTGGATTTCATTAACAGGGTTTAAGAAAATGAGCAGCATGCTGCAGAGGCAAAATCAGGAAGACCTGATTTACATGAGCGAACTTATTGAAGCCGGAAAAGTAAAGCCCGTCATTGATCGGTCATTTAAATTAAGTGAGGTGGACAAAGCTTTCAGATACTTTGAAGAAGGTCATGCTCAAGGAAAAGTGGTCATTACGATTACAGAAGATTACTAG
- a CDS encoding ArsR/SmtB family transcription factor codes for MNGQIFSALAEPNRLDIIDLLLEGALPVGDIAKKLELNQPQTSKHLRVLCDAGLVEVQPIANRRIYKIRPEPFQELDRWLDSYRRLWEGRMDRLDDYLNVLQGKKPLN; via the coding sequence ATGAACGGGCAAATTTTCAGTGCACTGGCTGAGCCCAACCGCCTGGATATCATTGACCTGCTGCTGGAGGGAGCGCTTCCGGTAGGGGATATCGCAAAAAAACTTGAGTTGAACCAGCCTCAAACCTCAAAGCATCTTCGGGTTCTTTGTGACGCTGGCCTCGTGGAGGTTCAGCCGATCGCCAACCGACGGATTTATAAAATCAGGCCTGAACCGTTTCAAGAACTGGATAGGTGGCTTGATTCCTATCGCCGATTATGGGAAGGCAGGATGGATAGGCTGGATGATTACCTTAACGTATTGCAGGGCAAAAAACCTTTGAATTGA
- a CDS encoding SRPBCC domain-containing protein has protein sequence MSNNAMLSRVEDERVLVLERVFDAPRELVFKMFKEPEHLKHWWGPRGWELPVCSVDFRPGGVWHYCMKCVDRNQGQFYGMESWGKGIYKEISEPERISYTDYFSDAEGTINEDMPSTEVTLEFVDVDGKTKLINRGEYVSAEALQSVMEMGMLQGITDTWNRLEEHLNEIK, from the coding sequence ATGTCAAATAATGCAATGCTTTCAAGAGTTGAAGATGAACGTGTGCTGGTATTGGAACGCGTATTCGATGCACCGCGCGAGCTTGTCTTTAAAATGTTTAAAGAGCCGGAACACCTGAAACATTGGTGGGGTCCGAGAGGGTGGGAGCTCCCTGTTTGCAGCGTTGACTTCAGACCTGGTGGAGTATGGCATTATTGCATGAAGTGTGTTGACCGGAATCAGGGCCAATTTTATGGCATGGAGTCCTGGGGCAAGGGGATATACAAGGAGATCAGCGAGCCGGAGAGGATCAGCTATACTGACTATTTTTCCGATGCTGAAGGGACTATTAATGAGGATATGCCCTCTACTGAAGTGACTCTGGAATTTGTGGATGTGGACGGTAAAACCAAATTAATTAACCGTGGAGAATATGTATCTGCAGAGGCGCTCCAGTCTGTAATGGAAATGGGTATGCTGCAGGGCATAACAGATACTTGGAATCGTCTCGAAGAACATTTGAACGAAATCAAATAA
- a CDS encoding Rieske (2Fe-2S) protein, protein MSELIYAGSLKTLEDEGAKVIKGGSHAIAVFVYEKQVYAVDNRCPHMGFPLHTGSLCDGILTCHWHHARFDIKSGGTLDPWADDVPTYPVEIKEDEVWVQPVPFNKVTIEKWRQRLRDGLEQNISLVIAKSVVGLMEAGFPATEIAKIGVEFGTTHRRSGWGSGLTILTAMTNVLPKLDKTGQVLALFQGLVHVARESSGMGTRFLLGSLPVSNEKNTQSYEQLSEWYRHCVEVRDSQGAERVLLTAIELGFSDEQLAEMMMTAITDHFYIDTGHTLDFHNKAFEILNQIGIEHRSYVLSSLLPAIGDVSRSEESHSWQSPVNLVKLLMEAFQDLPDILANVSLRGDADIDEAVLVEQILSDDPIKTVNTMLDALKSGVNPSRLAQLVALAAADRITRFHVQNDFRDWITVLHTFTHAHAVHESLRRSATPELIRAVFHGAMSVYLDRFLNTPSARRPEPKDSETEPQSPSELLKMMNQQQQVAESARWVVNYLAHGGDKSELFNTLGHALLREDAEFHSFQMYEAAMIEHDHWEKEDSELAKYAQETLILAVTRYLAGHAPTAREMPHTAQIAMRLHRGEKLFEDD, encoded by the coding sequence TTGTCAGAATTGATTTATGCAGGTTCATTAAAGACGCTTGAAGATGAAGGTGCAAAGGTTATTAAAGGTGGGAGTCATGCAATTGCAGTATTTGTTTACGAAAAACAAGTCTATGCGGTGGACAACCGCTGTCCGCATATGGGCTTTCCCCTCCATACAGGAAGCCTGTGTGATGGGATTTTGACGTGTCACTGGCATCATGCCCGCTTTGATATAAAAAGCGGAGGAACCTTGGATCCTTGGGCAGATGATGTCCCTACTTATCCTGTCGAGATCAAGGAAGATGAGGTTTGGGTTCAGCCGGTTCCATTTAATAAGGTGACAATCGAAAAATGGAGGCAGCGATTACGTGACGGCCTTGAGCAAAATATTAGTCTTGTCATTGCCAAATCAGTTGTCGGATTGATGGAAGCGGGTTTTCCAGCGACAGAGATTGCAAAAATCGGCGTAGAATTCGGAACAACACATCGGAGGAGTGGATGGGGATCGGGATTAACGATTTTAACAGCCATGACAAATGTATTGCCCAAATTGGATAAAACTGGGCAGGTTTTAGCGCTGTTCCAAGGCCTTGTTCATGTTGCACGGGAAAGTTCCGGAATGGGAACACGCTTTTTACTTGGATCCCTTCCTGTATCTAATGAAAAGAATACCCAATCATATGAACAATTATCGGAATGGTATCGTCATTGTGTGGAGGTCCGGGATTCACAGGGAGCTGAGCGGGTGCTATTGACCGCGATAGAATTGGGATTCTCGGACGAGCAGCTTGCTGAAATGATGATGACAGCTATCACGGATCATTTTTATATAGATACAGGTCATACTCTTGATTTTCATAATAAAGCATTTGAAATTTTAAATCAGATTGGTATTGAGCACCGGTCCTATGTATTATCATCCTTGCTGCCTGCTATCGGTGATGTATCCCGCAGTGAAGAATCCCATAGCTGGCAATCACCTGTGAACCTGGTCAAACTATTAATGGAGGCGTTCCAGGATTTACCTGATATCCTTGCTAATGTCTCATTACGAGGCGACGCTGATATCGATGAAGCAGTATTGGTTGAACAAATTTTATCTGATGATCCTATAAAAACGGTAAATACGATGCTGGATGCACTTAAAAGCGGAGTCAACCCTTCCCGTTTGGCCCAGCTCGTAGCTTTAGCGGCTGCTGATCGAATTACCCGTTTCCATGTACAAAATGATTTCAGGGACTGGATTACTGTACTTCATACATTTACTCACGCACATGCGGTACATGAATCGTTACGCCGCTCTGCTACACCTGAATTGATCCGAGCTGTTTTCCATGGAGCAATGAGTGTGTATCTCGATCGTTTTCTCAATACACCATCTGCAAGAAGGCCTGAACCGAAGGATTCGGAAACTGAACCTCAGAGTCCTTCAGAATTATTGAAGATGATGAATCAGCAGCAGCAGGTGGCAGAATCAGCAAGATGGGTAGTGAATTACCTGGCACACGGCGGTGATAAAAGTGAACTCTTCAATACGCTTGGTCACGCTTTATTAAGAGAGGATGCAGAGTTTCATTCCTTTCAAATGTATGAAGCAGCAATGATCGAACATGATCATTGGGAAAAAGAGGATTCCGAGCTTGCTAAATATGCACAGGAAACATTGATCCTCGCCGTAACACGTTATCTGGCAGGCCATGCCCCAACTGCCAGAGAAATGCCACATACAGCACAAATTGCCATGCGCCTCCACCGAGGGGAAAAATTATTTGAAGATGATTGA
- a CDS encoding helix-turn-helix transcriptional regulator produces the protein MLRNKVKELRARHNYTQSDLGQLVGVTRQTIGMIEKGDYAPSVVLALKIAKALRVDLEEVFWIEGEDE, from the coding sequence ATGCTGAGAAATAAAGTGAAGGAATTAAGAGCGAGGCATAATTATACTCAATCTGATTTAGGTCAATTGGTTGGAGTTACCCGCCAAACCATTGGCATGATTGAAAAAGGTGACTATGCTCCGTCTGTAGTGTTAGCATTGAAAATTGCTAAAGCATTACGTGTCGATTTAGAGGAAGTGTTTTGGATAGAAGGAGAGGATGAGTGA
- a CDS encoding small multi-drug export protein: MFLSYIFVFLLAAIPLFELVAVIPLAIIGGLSPVLTAILAFLGNALTVVLLIVFVDQVKKWMGKRKQKKRMQDIMHVEEVAAAQADAEGMEESKKGKRARALFDKYGLPGLAIIGPFFVGSHISAFMGMSFGSARKRVTGWMLTSLFLWTVIMAVASSYGITYFMPHVEEDGFLIRLFSN; the protein is encoded by the coding sequence ATGTTTTTGTCGTATATTTTTGTATTTCTTCTGGCAGCAATTCCGTTATTTGAACTTGTTGCTGTGATTCCATTGGCTATCATCGGAGGTCTATCTCCAGTTCTGACAGCGATACTTGCTTTTTTGGGGAATGCTCTGACAGTGGTTCTGTTAATTGTTTTTGTGGATCAAGTGAAGAAATGGATGGGAAAGCGAAAACAAAAAAAACGTATGCAAGATATTATGCATGTGGAAGAAGTTGCGGCAGCACAAGCTGATGCTGAAGGCATGGAAGAGTCGAAAAAAGGGAAACGAGCTCGGGCACTTTTTGATAAGTATGGCTTACCTGGCTTAGCGATCATTGGCCCCTTTTTCGTTGGATCTCATATTTCCGCGTTTATGGGAATGAGCTTTGGTTCGGCAAGAAAAAGGGTAACCGGCTGGATGTTGACCAGTTTATTCCTTTGGACAGTTATTATGGCTGTAGCTTCAAGTTATGGAATCACCTATTTTATGCCGCATGTTGAAGAAGATGGTTTTTTAATCCGCCTATTCAGCAACTAA
- a CDS encoding GerAB/ArcD/ProY family transporter: MNQIKEQPIPDRLKISPFLVFYLIMSMQIGIGVLSYQRDIAKDAGYDAWISILFAGGCIHVILWMNYKIAETVDGDFVTVHKYLLGNFIGKAISSIFIGYFFLYVLAIARTFIEIIQVWMFPDLSTFWFSFGFMILCTYIIFGGFRTVVGIAFFGLVLPAYLLLTFGWAIKFSNFYNLLPIWDHSVKELLIGSYKMSLTFIGFEIILFIYPFIKEPNKSKKWAHLAVFTTTLIYTILAVITFAYYSEDLLAKQVWPTLTMWKIVEMPFVERFEYIGIANWNLIMLPNVCIAIWISSRLIKRIFNIRQKVGVFFVVSALLIMIPFINTHERISMVNDFFGKIGFGFTFIYIPLLFVAVMIAKRVKKKAKKK, translated from the coding sequence GTGAACCAGATAAAGGAGCAGCCAATACCAGACAGATTGAAGATATCCCCATTTCTAGTGTTTTATTTAATTATGTCCATGCAAATTGGCATTGGGGTTCTTAGTTATCAGAGAGACATCGCAAAGGATGCAGGCTATGATGCCTGGATTTCCATCCTGTTTGCGGGGGGATGCATACATGTCATCCTTTGGATGAACTATAAAATTGCCGAAACGGTTGATGGTGATTTTGTGACAGTCCATAAGTACCTTCTGGGCAATTTTATCGGCAAAGCAATCAGTTCCATTTTCATAGGTTACTTTTTTTTGTATGTCTTAGCTATAGCACGAACATTTATCGAAATCATTCAAGTGTGGATGTTTCCGGATCTGAGCACTTTCTGGTTCTCCTTTGGCTTCATGATACTTTGTACTTATATCATTTTTGGAGGATTCAGAACCGTAGTCGGTATAGCCTTTTTCGGCCTGGTATTGCCGGCTTATCTCCTTCTCACATTTGGCTGGGCCATTAAATTTTCAAATTTCTATAATCTCCTCCCAATTTGGGACCATTCTGTTAAGGAACTTCTCATCGGTTCCTACAAGATGTCGCTTACCTTCATCGGATTTGAGATTATTCTGTTCATTTATCCTTTTATAAAGGAACCAAATAAATCCAAAAAGTGGGCACACCTTGCTGTTTTTACCACTACCTTGATCTATACTATTTTAGCAGTCATTACGTTTGCCTATTATTCGGAAGATCTTCTTGCTAAACAAGTCTGGCCCACTTTGACCATGTGGAAAATTGTAGAAATGCCTTTTGTGGAGCGTTTCGAATATATAGGAATTGCAAACTGGAACTTAATTATGCTTCCAAATGTGTGTATTGCCATCTGGATTTCTTCCAGACTTATCAAGAGAATCTTTAATATTAGACAAAAGGTTGGAGTGTTTTTTGTTGTCAGTGCTTTGTTAATAATGATTCCCTTTATTAATACGCACGAAAGGATTAGTATGGTTAATGACTTTTTTGGGAAAATAGGGTTTGGCTTTACGTTCATTTATATTCCTTTACTCTTTGTCGCCGTCATGATTGCCAAGAGGGTAAAAAAGAAGGCTAAAAAGAAATGA